GGTTATCTGAAAATGCCTTAGTTTATCCTAATTGATTAATAGTTTAGCTGGGTGTGGAATTCTAAGTTGGATATTATTTTCTTGGATAATTTTGAAGAAACAATCATCTTCTAGCTTTTAGTGCTGCTGTGGCAAAGACGAATGCCAATTTTATTCCTGATATCAGCCTAGTGGGGGGATGTGTATCTTCATATTGTTGAGTACTTGTTGGGCCTTGTTAGTCTTAATAAGCAAATTTCTTCagttctcaaaatttaaaaaataccatttcttggccaggcgtagtggctcatgtctgtaatcccagcattttgggaggccaaggcgggtggatcacctgaggtcaggagttcgaaaccagcctgaccaacatggtaaaacccccatctctactaaaaatacaaaaattagccgggcgtggtggcgtgcacctataatcccagctagtcaggaggctgaggcaggagaatcacttgaacccgggaggcagaggttgcagtgagccgacattgcaccactgtactccagcctgggggaacagagcaaaactctgtctcaaaaccaaaacaaaaaaccatttcTTACATCATTTTCACCCTCtgtattcttccttttctctttctgtagtcAAGATATTGGACCTGATTAATTCCttctcttattcattcatttatttttattttattttattttctgagacagggccttgctctgttgcttaggctggagtgcagtggcccagtgaCAGTtcgccttgacttcccaggctcaagtgatcctcccacctcagcctcctgagtagctgagaccagaggcacataccaccacggctggctaattttttgtatttttggtagagacagggtttcaccttattgcccaggctggtctcaaattcctaagctcaggcagtcctcccacctcagcctccaaaagtgctgtaggattactggcatgagccaccacatcctggtgttttttttgttttttttaattggataGACTTTCAGCCAggcctcctgccttagccacacCTTCATTCCATTTCCCCTGGCAAGGGCAACCAGTTCCTTGGCCTTTGGGAATGAGATTTATATATGTTAGGTTGTTTTATCCGCTGCCCAGTTTAGGATTTTCGCTTTTGGGGTGTGCTGAGTCAGTTAGCACTCATTTACCTCTCCCCAGCTTCCAAAATGCTATTGAAggccttctcattctctttttccttgtgGGTTTACACCTTTAAAGTTTaaacaaaaagtttaattttttttttttttctttgagatgaagtctcgctctgtcgcccgggctgggagtgcagtggtgcgatctcaactcactgcaacctccacctcctcagcctcctgagtacctgggattacaagcacgcaccaccacgcctggctaattttttgtatttttagtagagacagggtttcactatgttggtcaggctcgtcttgaactcctgacctcaggtgatctgcccgtctcagcctcccaaagtgctgggattacaggcgtgagccaccatgcctggcttcgtGTCATTTTAGTGGGGTTTCAGGAAAGAGCAGGGGGCAAATGCATGTGTGCAATCTGCTACCATCTATAACCGGAAATCTTCCACACTAATACTGATTTGCCCTTTTCACTTATTTAAGGTTCCTAAGACTTTGGAATTTCTTGGCATTCATTCCTCATCCTTAGGGAATGCAGAACTCTAACAAACTTCTGTAGGATAGATACGCCATCACTCACACACTGGGCTTTACTAACTTAGACCCTTAGTGTTATACATGGCTTATACGAAGAGTAAAGGGGAGCCTGTCGGTAGCTGGGCCCACATGTGTGCATGCCTCCTGGGCTGATGGCTGAATTGGCATTTGCTTCTTATATGACAAGCTCTTAGTGTATGTGCCCATTATCAGAGATATCACAGGCTTCAAAGGTCCAAGCTTGgccatccattccactcctttcatCATACCCTTTGTGTTCTGACTTTGAAGCTTTTCTAGGtctaaacattttctttgttttcctgtaGGATCATGGATTTTCCTGGTCACTTTGAACAAATCTTCCAGCAGCTGAACTACCAGAGACTTCATGGCCAGCTCTGTGATTGTGTCATTGTAGTGGGAAATAGACACTTTAAAGCCCACCGCTCCGTGCTGGCAGCATGCAGCACGCATTTCCGAGCCCTGTTCTCAGTGGCAGAAGGAGATCAGACCATGAACATGATCCAGCTGGATAGCGAGGTGGTGACAGCAGAGGCCTTTGCTGCACTGATTGACATGATGTATACCTCCACCCTCATGCTGGGGGAGAGCAATGTTATGGATGTCTTATTGGCAGCCTCTCACCTGCATTTGAACTCTGTTGTTAAGGCATGTAAACATTACTTAACGACAAGGACGCTGCCCATGTCTCCCCCCAGTGAGCGCGTTCAGGAGCAGAGCGCCCGCATGCAGCGCTCCTTTATGCTACAGCAGCTGGGACTAAGCATCGTGAGCTCAGCCCTCAATTCCAGCCAGAATGGCGAGGAGCAGCCAGCCCCCATGAGCTCTTCTATGCGCAGTAACCTGGATCAGCGCACGCCCTTCCCCATGAGACGCCTTCATAAGCGCAAGCAGTCTGCAGAGGAGCGGGCCAGGCAGCGCCTCCGACCCTCCATGGATGAGTCTGCCATTTCAGATGTTACACCGGAGAATGGGCCTTCAGGGGTTCATTCTCGGGAGGAGTTCTTTTCACCAGATTCTCTGAAAATTGTGGATAATCCTAAAGCTGATGGAATGACTGATAACCAGGAAGACAGTGCGATCATGTTTGATCAGTCTTTTGGCACTCAAGAAGATGCCCAGGTGCCTAGCCAGTCTGATAACAGTGCTGGCAACATGGCACAGTTGTCCATGGCCTCTCGTGCAACTCAGGTTGAGACTAGTTTTGATCAGGAAGCTGCAACTGAGAAAAGTAGTTTTCAGTGTGAAAATCCTGAGGTTGGCCTTGGTGAGAAGGAGCACATGAGAGTGGTGGTTAAATCTGAACCCCTGAGCTCGCCTGAGCCTCAGGATGAAGTGAGTGATGTGACCTCACAAGCAGAAGGCAGCGAGTCTGTGGAAGTGGAAGGAGTTGTGGTCAGTGCCGAGAAGATAGACCTCAGCCCTGAAAGCAGTGATAGGAGTTTTTCAGATCCCCAGTCTAGCACAGACAGGGTAGGTGATATCCATATTTTGGAAGTCACAAATAACCTAGAGCATAAGTCCACTTTtagtatttcaaattttcttaacAAGAGCAGAGGAAATAACTTCACTGCAAATCAGAACAATGATGATAATATTCCAAACACCACTAGTGACTGCAGGCTGGAGAGTGAGGCCCCCTATTTGTTGAGTCCAGAGGCTGGGCCTGCAGGTGGGCCCTCCTCTGCCCCTGGCTCCCATGTAGAGAACCCATTTAGTGAACCTGCAGACTCCCACTTCGTCAGGCCTATGCAGGAGGTGATAGGCCTGCCGTGTGTGCAGACTTCAGGCTACCAAGGAGGAGAACAGTTTGGGATGGACTTTTCCAGGTCTGGTTTGGGCCTCCACTCCTCCTTCTCCAGGGTAATGATAGGTTCCCCAAGGGGAGGAGCCAGTAACTTTCCATACTACCGCCGCATAGCTCCCAAAATGCCAGTTGTAACTTCCGTCAGGAGCTCACAGATCCCAGAAAATTCTACCAGTTCCCAGCTAATGATGAATGGAGCTACGTCCTCATTTGAAAATGGCCATCCTTCCCAGCCTGGCCCTCCACAGTTGACCAGGGCATCTGCAGATGTTCTGTCAAAGTGCAAGAAGGCCTTATCAGAGCACAATGTTTTGGTTGTAGAGGGAGCTCGCAAGTATGCCTGCAAAATCTGCTGCAAAACTTTTCTGACTTTGACAGATTGCAAGAAGCACATCCGTGTTCACACAGGTGAAAAGCCTTACGCCTGCCTGAAGTGTGGCAAGAGGTTTAGTCAGTCCAGCCACCTGTATAAGCACTCAAAGACTACCTGCCTGCGCTGGCAGAGCAGCAATCTTCCCAGCACTTTGCTCTAGCTGTTTGTCCTTACAAGACAACGCTGAGGCCAGTTGTCGGACTGAATTTCTTTTGGTAAGCAGTTAATGCCTTGGGGTTCGAGGCTTCCAGCTGCCCAGTGGCTCTTAAACAGTTTAGCAACTAATAACCGGAGAAGTAACATGTAGTATTTGTGCTGCTGCATTTCTGAGTGAAGTGCACGTCTTGGGAAAGGGATGCAATCCCTGAAACCAGGTTCTTCCTTAGGGTTGAGTAATGCAGTCAGAAAGTAGTTTGTAATTGATGTTAAAAGtggcacatttaaaaatttaaaaattgaagtgcaaaaaaaattttttagcaaTTTTTGTAAAACTGTAGCATTTAAATCTCCTATACCTTCTGATGGGATTATATCCCTGTACAGTGATGCAAAATGCACTTATGTGTATGTAACCAGTGGTGATTTGGTGCCTGTCTTAAAGGAAGGCCTTTGAGGACACACCTGTCTGCCACAAATGCTTTAAAGTGTATCATGAGCTAGTCCTAGACCTCAGAaagtactgtatttttttttacctgattTGCAGTCACAGACACTGCACTTTGGTGCTGACACTGGGTCAAGAGTGAGCATTCTCTTGGACTGTTAGATGTATATACTTTTGAATACATCACTGTTGGATAGatgttttaacagttttttctGGTTTAAAAACCAAATTGTAAATGGAGTATGTACTTGTAGAGAGTGACAAGGTATTGTTTCCCTATGTGCTGTTTGAGCAGTATTTTAACCAACTTGTACTACAGATGTTACAGTTCCACGTTAGGAAGTCAGAAAAGAGCTTGTGTTTGTCTTTGTTCTGATGATGTGGAGTCATGTTTTGTGGGGTCTTCCATGGCACATTTACCTGTTGCTCCATCCAGATGTTGAGGGCCAGTCTAGGCTGACACATCCTACCCGAGGACAAGcctgttctccatttcttctctcccctccccataaAGCAGCTCTCCCAGGTTTAGATGACTGTTTTCGATGACAGATTAACCAAAAATGCCCCACATGGGTTTTATTACTGTTATATACTATACTTTAACAGTACAGAccctaaattttattatttgttgctCCCCCAATCTGAtaccaaatgtttaaaattgtttgaaATCCAAACATGCTAGTCTTCATGGGTAAATATTTTCTAGGCTATATAAGAGTTGGCAGCCCATAGCACAGAAGTAATCAAGTAGCATCTGAGACTGTTGGAGGCACTCGGGTCACTGCCCAGGGCCTCTCTGGGCCCTACAGCCTCACTTCCCCAGCCTCACCTTGCTGTCCTCTGACACTGTGCCATCGGGGCTGTTAGTGGCACCTGTATGAGGCCAAGTGTACGTCCAGGGGAACAGCACAGGTTAATGCGTCTCCCTAGAACTCATGAAGTCAGTTTAATTCATGCACGAACATgagttcattttgttttatatagcTTTTTTAGACATACCAAACCATCATGCATAAATCAGATAAATTATTCAGTTTTTGTGTTTAGAAAGCTAAGTATGTGTAGCTGGAAACAAAAATGAGCGTGTTTTCTCTCCTGTTAATCTAGTGTGCAGTTATACATGTGTGGATAATTTCATGTTCCGGGGGGCTTGGCATCTCCCTTGGCATCTTCCTGATTCCCAGGAAGAAAAGCCCAAAGGGAAACCCGTGATTCCTTTCAAGTAGATGTGGGAAAGAGCCCACTGGAGGATATGAGGTCCTGTGAAATTCAATTGTGTGTGTGGCTCCTTGTTAGCAGTCATGTTGACATGGTGTTAGGAGGCTCCCCATCCACCTTTTACATGATGTAGGGACCAGTGTCTTGTGAGATTAACTTTGGGACACAGTGGGTTAGCCTGGAGAAAACGAGGCCCCGCCCGGACCCAGGGAGAGGAGCCAGTGACAAAGGCAGAGCGGTGCAGCCTTCCTTACCTTCCATTTGGAGGAGGTGGTGCCAGGAGCCTGCCCGCTCATCTCTGCTGAAGCATAAGTGGACTTTGCTTTTGGGGCTTATCTCTGATACATGCCTCTCCACTGCTAGATGGAACCTGGAATCTCTCATCTACCTCTTAGTCGGTCAGTTTCTACGTGTGAGAAGCAAGCTTGTGGGCCAGTGTCCTTGTACATGCTGtagcacttaaaaaataattccaggGTTCCCTGGAAAACCAGTCCCAGGGTTCCTATGATCTGTAGTTTCTACCTGGATTATAACTGGTTTTGGGTACCTGAATTTTGATTGGTTAGCCTTAATTATAGTCTGGCGTGATCATGTAGAATCTTTTCTGGTGAACAGATCATAAAGTTCTGTCAAGGCATCCATGTCAGTGGTGCTATGCTGGTTACAACTTgagatttttgaaataaaaaatttgtcaTATTCATGCCTCTAaatatgtgttctttttctttatgttattaAGGTTGAAACCAAAGAGGGTAATGGCTCTTTGCCAGCCCTTCTTTGACTAGTACTTTGTTTTAAACCAAACCTTCTATTAACAGTTAATTGGTTGTTCCCCTCAAATCATTCCCTTCTGCCTTCCCCCgccttccttttctgtctttgaGCTACGCACATGCATGAGATTTTGCTTTTCAGTCTACCCAGTTGCTCTCCAAGGGCCTGCATAATCTTGTGCTGCTCCCTGGACCTGCCTCCCAAGTTGGAAACTCCATCTGCCAGTTTGGCTTGGCTGTGGGGAAGAGCTGGAAGCTGATTCCTTGAGCACAGAGCAAGGCACTGGCAATGGCAGTGTGGTGGCCTGACCTTGGAGAGAAGTGGGTAAggtggtgatttaaaaaaaaaaaatccacctgggggcagggaggggctggggggacAGGACGGGCAAAGGGAACAATATGTGTAGGTGctgaaactaattttaaaatgaaactcacCTACCTCTAATTGTTCTGACCAAAATAAGAGTGTTACATCCTTACCTAGTTCTCATTTCTTCCAGTTAACTCCTTTTCTGGAAGTGCTCTTTAATTTCCCTGATGGTCTAGGTATCAGATTCAAGTGCCATGGTCACAACTGAGGGACAAGTGAAGGAATCTGGGTAGAGAAGATGAGGGGTAAGGTGGTTTGGACACATTCCAATAAGGAAAATGCCCAGGgctgagggctggggtgggaagcAGAGCAGATCATTGGATGCCGTGACTTTGAAACAtgctctttttgtatttttaaagaagttttttttgaaacagggtcttgctacattgcccaggttaAGTGTAGTGGCGATTTAAAGagtgatcatagcacactgcagccttgaactggcctcaaaggatccttcccgctcagcctcctgagttgctgggaccataGGGGtgccatcaccacgcccagccatatcCACTTGTTAGCTTCCCCATTTACAGGCCGAGACGGTCTCTCAGagaattatttaataatagaATTACCATACTTTTGGCTCAAGTGTGTCCAACACCAATGTGACAAGTACATCTATTAGGATCACTCTTTCCTCAGAGAATCACACTTTCCCTTGGCTCTGCCTGTGGATCCAAATCAAGCCTGGGTGCGTCTGACAATATCAGGGCATGGTTTGCTTCCTGGCCCTGCATCTCTACTGTTTGGCTACAGCTTGAGTTCACTAGGCATCGGCTCCCCTCTCAGGCCAGCCAGCAAGTTGTTAGCTGCCAATAAGGACATGGTGTTGCGGGTTCTGTAGGTGGCACTGCCAATGTGGGGTAGGATCactggaaaggggagagagagagagataagaagGGTGGTTCAGCAGCCTTCAACTGGGCTGTTTTCATGGCTTGGGTTTGCCCGTAGGAAGAATAAAGAGAGACCACCTCATGGTTCCATGCTTTGCCTTCTCTCCCACTGTCACTAAGCTTGACACTCCCCCAGAGCTGAGGTTCAGACTAACAGAGTGAAGGGCCTCCAGGCTACTAAAACCCAGTCACAATGTGATGAAAGATTTGTATtctagggctgggcgcagtggctcatgcctgtaatcccagcactttgggaggccaaggcaggcagatcacttgagctcaggagtttgagaccagcctgggcaacatggcaaaaccccatctctacaaaaaatacaaaaatttagccaggcgtagtggcccTCACCTatagtccccactacttgggaggttgaggcaggaggattgtttgggcctgggaggcagaggttgcaataaactgagattgcaccattgcactctagcctggatgacaaagggagacactgtctcaaaccAAAAAATGGTGAACGCATAGGAGTTTAGCACTGGCCACCTGTACCATGTGCCCTTGAAAATGATGCCACATGACAAGGTTTCTGATCTACAGAAATAACTCCAAAATGAAATGCTGAACAGCACAGTTATCTCTGATCCCACCCCAGAGCAAGTGAACTTACTTGCCTCCAAAGAGctgtcagccgggtgcagtggcatattcctgtagtcccagctactccggaggctgagatgcgagggtcgcttgagcccaagagttcaaggccagcctggaccacatagcGAGACATCATCTTTACCAAATAAACCCCATAGAACTGATTTTGGGTTTTTTCCAGGTAGAAGTCACGTTTCCTTTTAATTgagtacattttcttctttaaattttatcattattgtaatagggtctttgttgcccaggctggtcttgaactccttgcctcaagtgattctcctgtcttggcctcccaaagggctgtgattacaggtgtgagccaccgtgcccagccataattCAGTACTTAATTCACAGAGTTTCTTCTCCTCTGTGGTAACAATTAGGTCCCCTCCTCTCAAGAACATTGCATCTGATCAAACTGAGAGCCAGCATGAACACGGACCCCAAACCAGAGCTTTCAGAATAACAAGGAACAGCAAAAACCAGCCTTTCCCTACACTTAGGAAGGGACTGTGAATGGCAAGGTCCAAATTTTCACCATCCAAATAGAAAACCCAGGGCTCAATGCCAGCATGGAAACCAAAATATGTCAGGAATGAAGTATAGTATCCCTTTACATACTCAAGGTCAGGATGGGTTTGGAGAAATTTGCATCTATTTGGCCTcttctagtagagatgagtttttgagacagggtcttgctttgttgcccaggctggagtgccatggcacaatcagcttactacagcctcaacctcctgggctcaagcgatcctcccacctcagcctcctgagcagctaggactagaggtgcataccactacacatggctaattttttatttttttatagggatagggtttcgctatgttgcccaggctagattcgaactcttggtctcaggtgatcctcccaccttggcctcctaaagtgctgggattacaggcgtgagccaccctaaTCAGCCCCACCCCAACATTTCAGACATACAATGAATCAGAATAAATCCACTCACTCACAAGAAACATTCTTGGATAGTGGTTTTGGGTTGCTGAGATTGAGTAGCACATTATTTCAAAGTGGCAAAATTCAGGGCCATCTAGGAGAATTCAAAAGTGGTGGCTACATTTGCCGACAGGTTTACACAGGACATATATAAACAACCCCCATTTTTTTCAGCGTATATGTCAAGAGGCCAAGACCCCTGATCatcaaaatatgttattttgtaCATTACAGTTTACAGGACAACAAAGGGAAAGACACTTTGTTGGATAGTGACTAAATGGCATTTTGCAGAAGGTCCGTGTCACTCTGAAGGGGTGGAAGGACTGGAGTCCTATGGCCTTCATTAACTTGACCCCTCCTCCTCTTTGGTTGCAGTGGCCTCAGTGGGAGCTGCTACTTCTACGTGTTCTGCGGGCTTTTCGTCTACCTCTTCCTCACCTTGGGGACAAAGATCTGGGTATTTCTGCATGCATTCCTGCATGGCCCCAATTGGTCTACACAGTCTGACCCCTTGACATTCTCCATACTATAGTGGAAGCAGGAAAAGTTCAGCCTGAATTGTTCCCCACAGGGGCCGCTGGCCATTCCCCCAAGGCACAGGCAGTTCCAGTTAATGTCTCCATTTGGCAGCCTCAATTGGTGCTCCCCCCATAGGGATCACTGGGGTCATCAGCTGTGTTGCTTGGAGCTGCATGGTCTTTTTTCATCACAAATGATTGGATCCTTCCCTTCCTGCCGGCAGTAGGACATGGCTGCAGCCCAGTGCTTAGATTTTGCAGAAGCAGCAGTGGGGACTGCAGCTTTATGCCCCAACTGCCCTCTCCTCAGACCAAGAACTGCCTTTTGAAGCAGTCCCGGGGCCCTGAGCTGAATTCCAGGacctgggatgggggtgggagggcagtTTTCCTGGCTGTGGGCGACAGCCCTGACATCACACCCAGTGCTCCttgcaggctggggtgggggagggatgggAGAGTTTCCAAGGGCTGCAATAATGGGAGCATTCACTGGGGAAGGCAGCTAAAGACCTTTTATTTAGGTTTCCATTCCAGAATCCAAATTAAGGGCAGAGACTGGCCCAGACAACCTAAGGCCCTGATCACTCTGTTAGTCTGGAGGCATAAACTCCACCAGCTACCTGAACAGATCTTAATATAAAGAATCATTAACTATGCATCAAGTTGTTAACTCACTGAGCAGATGACAAAAACCCAAGCAAACCACAAAGTGTGCTcccaggaccagcagcatcagtggCATCTGGGAGCCGTGAGGAGCATACTCTCAGACCCCATCCCAGACCTGCTGAAATAGAAACCCTCGGGATGGGGCTAGCAACCTGTGTTTGATCAGTCactcctccaggtgattctgacgaACACAAAAGTATGAGAATTGGCCGgacactcatgcctgtaatcccagcactttgggaggccgaggcaggtggatcatctgagatcaggaattcgagaccagcctggccaacatggacaaaccccatctctactaaaaatacaaaaattggctgggcctggtggtacacgcctgtaatcccagctactcgggaagctaaggcaggagaatcgcttgaacccaggaggcgggggttgcagtgagttcagattgcaccactgcactccagcctgggcgacagagcgagactctgtctcaaaaaaaaaaaaaaaaaaatgagaaccaCTGCACTATGGTAGCACAGAGGTAGCAACTGCCAGAGGCACTTCTGGT
The nucleotide sequence above comes from Nomascus leucogenys isolate Asia chromosome 8, Asia_NLE_v1, whole genome shotgun sequence. Encoded proteins:
- the ZBTB5 gene encoding zinc finger and BTB domain-containing protein 5, with the translated sequence MDFPGHFEQIFQQLNYQRLHGQLCDCVIVVGNRHFKAHRSVLAACSTHFRALFSVAEGDQTMNMIQLDSEVVTAEAFAALIDMMYTSTLMLGESNVMDVLLAASHLHLNSVVKACKHYLTTRTLPMSPPSERVQEQSARMQRSFMLQQLGLSIVSSALNSSQNGEEQPAPMSSSMRSNLDQRTPFPMRRLHKRKQSAEERARQRLRPSMDESAISDVTPENGPSGVHSREEFFSPDSLKIVDNPKADGMTDNQEDSAIMFDQSFGTQEDAQVPSQSDNSAGNMAQLSMASRATQVETSFDQEAATEKSSFQCENPEVGLGEKEHMRVVVKSEPLSSPEPQDEVSDVTSQAEGSESVEVEGVVVSAEKIDLSPESSDRSFSDPQSSTDRVGDIHILEVTNNLEHKSTFSISNFLNKSRGNNFTANQNNDDNIPNTTSDCRLESEAPYLLSPEAGPAGGPSSAPGSHVENPFSEPADSHFVRPMQEVIGLPCVQTSGYQGGEQFGMDFSRSGLGLHSSFSRVMIGSPRGGASNFPYYRRIAPKMPVVTSVRSSQIPENSTSSQLMMNGATSSFENGHPSQPGPPQLTRASADVLSKCKKALSEHNVLVVEGARKYACKICCKTFLTLTDCKKHIRVHTGEKPYACLKCGKRFSQSSHLYKHSKTTCLRWQSSNLPSTLL